The stretch of DNA CAGTTCCGCCGGCCCGAGCGCACGAGCCCGGTCAGGTCGACCGCCGAGGGCGCGGGCAGATAATTGCCCGTAAGTTTAATCTCCGCGGCCCGTCCGCCCGGCACGATAACATGGGGCTTGAGCAAACTGCGACTGCGCACCGCAAGAAGGAAACTCGCGGCAAGCGTGCACGCGGCTCCGACCGAGAACAGCGAGGTCGAATAAGGGACGCGCAATGCCGCCATGGCCGCGAGCGCACCGCTGAAAACCAGGAAATTGACCGGGAGAATATACGACAGGTGCTGCGCCTTCGCATGCTCGCGCAGCTTCGAAAGCGCGTACCAAGCAACGAACGATGCTGCAGCGAGTACGATGAGGGTCTGGTTGAACGCCCCGGAGAACAGGGCGCGGCCCTGCAGCGCCCAGAGCGCAATGGTCGGGGCAAGGCCCAGAATGAGCTGGAGGGGCAGCTCAAACTGTCTCAACAACAGGGTCGTCCCGCCGATCTCGGAACGAACCCAGCGCTCGTCCTCGCCGCGATCCTGCACTTCATCGGTCGAGGGCGCATCGCCCTCGCCACTGTCCAGCGCCTCTGGCATTTGAGGCCCGTGCGACCGTTGGGCTGGCGCGGCGGTCGAACCAGGCCGCTCGAAACCGCCGGTGCCGCGGCTATCCATAGCGAGCATGCGCGAGGGCACCTTGTTCATCGACCGCCTCCGCTCGCGATCGCTGCACCCGAGGCGCGGCGCACACCGGCCATCGGCAGGCTCACCCGCGTCTTCTTTCCGATGAAATCGAGCAGGACAAGCACGCGGTCATTGGGCGCGATTCGTAGGACTTCCCCGACAAAGCCTGCAAACGATCCGCTCGCGACCTCGATTTCTTCGCCCTCGCCAACCTCCTGGGAAAGATCGATCACATCCTCGTCGTTGCACGCGGCGCGCAGGTCCGCGATTACCGAATCAGGTACTACGGAAGGCCGCCCCGCGAAACTCACGAGCCGGGAAACCCCATAGGTCGACCTGACGACCGACCATGGCGTGGAGGCTTCGGGATAGGAGGCGAAGAGATAGCCCGGAAACACGGGCCGTCGATAGGATACGAAGCGCCCTCCCTTGATCCGGGTGCGCTGCTCGAGCGGCTGAAAGGTGGTGAACCTCTGACGCTTGAGATTACGCCGCGCCATGGCGTCGGCGTTCGGCTTCGTTTGGACCAGGAACCAGCGTGACATAAGCCCCCATGCTTGCGACACCAGGAAGCGACGTTGCGTATGTAGCGCGAAAGGTCAAGTTTCGAATGCCCATTGGGGCAAGGTTTCTTGTGCGGTGCGGCAGGGATGAAACGACGCCAGTTCAATTTCGGAAAAATAAGGCGACACAAGGACTTGCACTGGGACGTGCTTCATCGCGCGCAATGCACGGCTGGACTTTTTGGACCTGCGCAAGCGGGTGTGGTCAGTGGTGGCGAGGGGCTGCGCGCCTTTGCGTTTGTAACGTTTCTTATGGGGCGTACGCTGCCCAAATTTGGATTGGCTTGCCTCGGGTCGCTGATAGGACCCCTCCTACTATTGGCTCCCTTTCAACTCGTCCGGCGCTCACCAGGATCGCTCACGCGGGGCCAAGCGGGCGACGCTCTCGGGGCTAGCAGGAGGGCACTGAATTGAGCGCCAAGCATCGGATCCCTTGCGGCCGGGTCGTCCATTTCTCGCATGAAGCGAAATATGGACTTTGACGCAGAAGGCCCGCAATCACTCGCTCCTGCCGCTATCAGGAGCTCAAGGCGGTCGTATTCTGATCACAGTCAGGGCAACGCCTGACGACAGAACCGTATTGCAATGCAGCGCAGGCGCGCTATCGTTCAGACTTGAACGTCATGCTTCCTTCGGTTGCTTGTCCAGAATTCGTCCAAACCTCCCGGTGGGCCTGCAGGCTGTCACCGTGCGGTAGCCGTGTTGGGATAAGTCTCAGTTGACCGCGCCGCGCGACAAGGCACGCGAAGACGCCCATTTCAAGGTCATGCGCCTGATCGAGCGCGACCCCCACATGTCGCAGCGCGAACTCGCGAGCGAACTCGGCATCAGCCTCGGCGCAACGAATTACATGCTGCGCGAACTGGTCGAAATGGGCTTGATCAAGCTGGCTCGCTTCCGGGAGGCTCAGGACAAGCGCCGCTACGCCTATGTCCTCACTCCGGGCGGAGTCGCGGCGAAAAGCACGATCGCGCGGCGGTTCCTTGCCAGAAAGCGAGCGGAATATGTCGCTCTCAAGCAAGAGATCGATGAGCTCGGCGCGGAATTGGAGCGAGGAGCGAAAGAGTGAGCCGCTCCATCTCCGAAGAGCCTGAACAATCTGTCGGGAGCCGCGCTGGCTGCGCCGGCAAAGGCGCGCCGCAAGAGCGATCGCCTGCTCATAGCAAGGGCCGAAACCACTGGCAGTGGGCGAGTTATCGAAGTTCCGATCGCTTGCGAAGGACGGAACGCCCGGGAGTTTGCGTTATCGGGGCTTTGGCCTGAGACGGATGCCTCGATGTAAACCTGTACCCATCGACAAGTGGCGTGTCGCTGTTGACACAACATGGTCACTGGCCACAACGCGCCGCGTCAGCCCTGCCCATATCCGGAACGGATCCATGCGGCGCTCATTCTTGAACTTTATGCAATGATTAGTGAGCCTTCTTCATGTGCGGTATCGTAGGAATACTCGGTCGGTCTGACGTTACGGAGCGTGTCATCGACGGCCTCTCCCGGCTCGAGTATCGGGGCTATGATAGCGCAGGCATTGCTCTGATGGATCTGGATGGTCGCGTCAGCATCCGGCGCAGCATAGGCAAGCTTGATGCTTTGCGCGACAAACTCACCACGGCTCCGATGTCAGGGTTGGTGGGGATCGGCCACACGCGATGGGCGACGCACGGCCCTGCGACCGAAGCAAATGCCCACCCGCAGGCGACACGCAATGTAACGCTTGTCCACAATGGCATCATCGAAAATTATGCCGAGCTGCGCGCTGAGCTTGAAGCGGAAGGTGCGAAATTCTCCTCGGATACCGACACCGAGGTGGCTGCGCAGGTTCTCGAACGCCTGTTGTCGCAAACAGACAGCCTTGATGATGCTTTCAAGCGCATGCTTGGCCTTATCCATGGAAGCTATGCGCTTGCCGTCATCTTCGAGGGGCGCCCCGACCTCATCTATGCGGCGCGACACGGCAGTCCGCTGGCAATCGGCTATGGCGAAGCGGCCGAAGATGGCTCCGCGGAGATGTTCATTGGCTCCGACGCATTGGCCTTGGCACCATTTACTGATCAGGTCACCTACCTTGAGGATGGCGACTGGGCGGTGATACGGTCTGACCGCGTCGTCATCTATGATGGCGAGGGCGAAGAAGTGACCCGCGATATCGTCAAGGTTCCGGTAGCTAGCTCTGCGATCGAAAAAGGACCCTATCGGCACTTCATGCTGAAGGAGATTCATGACCAGCCGCAGACGCTGGCGCGGCTTCTCACGGACCTCGTTGACACGCATACAGGTGAGCTCAAGAATTTCTTGCCCGAACTTGACTTTGTCAGGATCGATAAGGTTTCGCTCGTCGCATGCGGGACAGCGCACTACGCCTCTCATGTCGCGAAGTACTGGTTTGAAGAGCTGGCGGGGATTTCTGCGGAGATCGATATCGCGAGCGAATACCGCTACCGTCGCCGTGTTCACTCCGAGAGAGAGTTGATGATCGTGGTCAGCCAATCTGGTGAGACCGCGGATACGCTCGCGGCGATCAAGGACGTGCGCGGCAAGGTCGCCGCGCGTCTGGCGCTGGTGAACGTCGCGACCAGCTCGATCGCACGCGAAGCAGATCACGTGCTCGATATCCAAGTCGGCCCCGAGATCGGGGTTGCTTCAACCAAGGCCTTCACCGGGCAAATGCTTGGTCTCCTCGCAATTGCGCTGAAAGCAGGCGCGGAAAGAGAGTTGCTCTATAGCAAGGCGATCGCGTCTATCATCCATGACCTCACCGCCATCCCGCGTGTTGTTGGCGAGGCCATTGCGCTCGAACCACGGATCAAGGAGGTGGCGGCAGAACTTTCCTCCGCAACAGATGCCATCTTCCTCGGGCGGGGCATTCATTATCCGATGGCGCTTGAAGCCGCGCTTAAGTTGAAAGAAATCAGCTATATCCATGCTGACGGCTATGCGGCAGGTGAGCTCAAGCACGGTCCGATTGCCCTCATCGACAGGGAAATGCCAGTGCTGGTGTTCAACAGCACTGGGCCGCTCCAGGAAAAGACACTTTCGAATGCGGCGGAAGTTGAGGCACGCGGCGCTCGAATTTGGCATATTGGGCAAGACGAAGATGCAGATATTCGAACACCAGAATGCGGTGAATTTGCATTTCCATTCACATATGCAGCCGTTGCTCAGATGCTCGCCTATCACGCTGCCCTCGTGAAGGGTACTGACGTCGATCAGCCGCGCAACCTTGCGAAATCAGTGACAGTTGAGTAAGTTTAGATGTCCAATAAGTTCAAGGTTTTGCTGGTCTTTGGTACGCGACCAGAAGCCATAAAGATGGCGCCTGTCGTCAAGGCACTTATGGCTGCGCCAGAGATTGACGCGCGTGTTTGTGTTACTGCGCAGCACCGTGAAATGCTCGATCAGGTATTGAGCCTGTTCGAAATAGTGCCCGACTACGATCTCGATTTGATGAAGCCCGGTCAGGGCTTATTTGAGATCACCAGCGGCGTACTAGCAGGCCTTAAGGATGTGCTAGCCGAAGTCTCACCCGATTTGGTTTTGGTGCATGGCGACACAACGACCACACTCTCAGCGTCTCTTGCGGCGTACTATGGACGAATCCCGGTGGGTCATGTCGAGGCGGGCCTTCGAACAGGGAACATTTACTCGCCATGGCCCGAGGAAATAAACCGCAAGGTAGCCGGCGCAATTACCCGCCTGCATTTTGCACCGACCGAAAAGTCGAGACAAAACCTGATCTCTGAGAACACCCCCGAAGATCACATAGTTGTGACGGGTAACACCGTAATCGATGCCTTGCTGAATGTAGTCGAGAAACTTGATCAGGATGCAGAAACCAGCAGGCAATTTGACAAGGCTTTCGATATTGATCCGGCGCGGCGGCTAGTTCTTGTGACAGGCCATCGACGCGAGAGCTTTGGTGATGGCTTTCAGCGGATCTGCGACGCACTGGTACGTCTGGCTGAGCGCGATGATATTCAGATTATCTATCCAGTGCATCTCAATCCGAACGTAAAAGGCCCTGTCGAGGAGCGACTGGGGGCGCTGAAACGCATCAACCTTATCTCCCCGCAGGACTATTTGCCCTTTGTGCATCTGATGAAGAGAGCGGACATCATTCTCACGGATTCAGGCGGTGTGCAGGAGGAGGCGCCATCTCTTGGCAAGCCAGTTCTGGTCATGCGCGACACGACTGAGCGTCCTGAAGCCATCGATGCTGGGACAGTAAGGCTGGTCGGCACTGATACCGATCTTATCGCCAAAGAAGTCGCAAATTTGCTCGACAATCGGGAAGCTTATGAAAGCATGTCCCGCGCGCATAATCCCTATGGTGATGGGCTGGCCTCGGGCCGGATCCGTGAAGCTATTCTTGAATTTGCAGGTTCAAAGTAATCGAAATTAAAATGGAACATCAGTTCAGAAAAATCTCCGTCATCGGTCTCGGCTATATCGGCCTGCCGACGGCTGCAATGTTTGCCTCGCGCAAGGTTGAAGTGGTTGGCGTGGATATAAACCAAGACGCGGTCGACACCATTAATCGCGGCGGTATTCATATCATAGAGCCGGACCTGGACATGGTCGTCCATGCTGCTGTCCATGAGGGCTATTTGCGGGCAACTACCAATCCCGAGGCGGCCGAGGCTTTTCTTATAGCCGTCCCAACGCCGTTCAAGGGCGAGGATCACGAACCAGATCTTTCCTATATTGAAGCCGCCTCCAAGGCAATCGCGCCGGTGCTGGAAAAGGGCAATCTGGTTATCTTAGAGTCGACCTCGCCAGTTGGAGCGACTGAAGCGATGGCGAATTGGCTTGCTGCAGCGCGACCCGATCTCACATTCCCGCAGCATTGCGGACAAGAATCCGACATCCGTATTGCTCACTGCCCAGAGCGTGTGCTGCCCGGAAAAGTTATGCAAGAGCTCATCGCAAATGACCGGGTAATAGGCGGCATGACGATGCGATGCTCCAAGCTTGCGGCCACACTCTATGAAACCTTCGTCGTTGGCGAATGCGTATTAGCCACAGGGCCAAGAGTTGCAGAGATGGCTAAGCTAACTGAAAACAGTTTTCGAGACGTCAATATTGCATTCGCAAATGAGCTCTCGGTGATATGCGACAAGCTCCAGATGGACGTCTGGGAATTGATATCTCTTGCCAATCGCCACCCCCGCGTGAACATCCTGCAGCCGGGGCCGGGTGTAGGCGGTCATTGCATCGCGGTGGATCCGTGGTTTATCGTTTCATCGGCTCCCAAAGAATCGCGCCTGATCCGGATGGCCCGAGAGGTAAATGACGCTAAACCTACCTGGGTGCTTCGCCAGATAGTTGCGGCCATGCCTAGCGAGGATTATCCTGTAATTTTCTATGGAGCAACCTTTAAGGCGGATATCGATGATGTTCGCGAGAGTCCAAGCTTGGCCATAGTCAAGAAGGCCCAGCTAATCCTCGGCGACATATCTGTAGTGGAACCAAACACCCCTCTCGGTCACGAGGGCTTTAGGCAGATTGACTTATCAGATGCGAGAAATGCCGATGCACTGCATGTTGGGCTTGTCGCGCATAGAGAGTTCGAAACCGCGAAGCCCACCAATGGAATTTGTCTTGATTTCGCGAGAGTTTGGGAGTGAGAGAGTGCGCGCCAGAGACACTGTTAGGCTTTCCGAGCAAGTTGGTCGAAGACCTTCATGAAGGCTTGTACTTTTCTCGCCATACTGAACGAGCCGACGACAGTTGCCTTAGCTCCTTTAGATAGCCGAGCCCGAAGTTCTGGATTGTCTAATATTGTCTCGATTGCGTCAGCATAAGATCGCACGTTTCCAGCTTCGTAGAGCAAGGCATTATGACCATCAGATAGCGCCTCATATTCCGAGGCTTGCTGTGTCAATGAATCATCTGAGACGATGGGTACTCCATATGAAAATGCGTGATGGGCGGATAGGCCAATACAAGTTGGAATAGTGAAGACTTCAGATACCAGGAACCATCGCGCCACGGTCGGTTCGTCGTATTCTGGAGGCAAGACATAAAATACATCGTTTAAAGATCTGCGGCTTACTTCATGCTTGATTTCATCAAACATCTCTCCGCCACCTATTGCGACGATGAGGAAATCCTCGCGCCCCCGCCGGAGTAGTTCTTCGGCGAGCTCCAAAAGTTTACCTGGTTGCTTAATGCGGCTTAGCCTAACAATTTGGAGGATAATCTTTCGGTCACCCAAACCTTTCTCTGCTCTAAATTGTCGCATGTCCGCTGCGCTGAGATTTGCTGCGATGCCGAGCGGTTGTCTCTCGTCAATCGCTGTTCCTGCGACGAAAATCTTTTCAGGATGCGCGCCAAGAGAAATGAGGTTTAGACCCCCTATTCGTGCATATGATATGCAGGCATCTGATACCTTGGCCATAATTCGGTACATGGCTTGCGATACGAAGGTCGGCCCCCCTATCCGATGAAACATGCCCCAAAAGACGACTCTTTTGCCTATCAGCCTGAGCAGGACACAAAGCCAGATGGCGCCGAGATCGCGCGGATCAGCGGAAAGCACACAAATTTGAGCTCGGCTTCTTAGAAGGGCGCGCAGCCTCCCAGGGCGAAAAACGAAACCCAAACGACGAACCAATGGAATGTGAAGCACTGATATCGAGCCACGACTAGCTTGCGAATGCAGGTCGCCTGTATTTTGGACATCAGCAAACACCTGAATTTCTTCTATGACGCTTGAGCGCTGTAACTCCTTAAAGAATGCCTCTGAATAATGGGGCAAGAACGGCTGAACTATGTCGACTCGTAATTTTGTCACAAAACTCTTCCATAAGAACCAATTCGGATGGGTGGAGATTGGCAGCCGGCTTCTGAACTGGACAACAATACCAGCCGTTGGGCTTATAACCGATCCCTCCTTGTTCGGTGAGCTCGTTCTTCTCTCTACAGCGATCAATATATTGGTAACGATTGCCTGCTTTGGTCAACAGCGAACAGTGCTCCATTTTGGAGCAAATGAAGCAAGCGAATCCGACTTAGCAATTTTCACCGCGGTGGCTTTCGCAATCTTATTACTCCCACTTTGCTATCTTGCGCTCGCCTGGTTCAACGGCTTCCTGCCCGGCGAGATAGTCGCTGTTTCTGCACTGACCATCTTTCACCAATTGCTTGCAGCACAAAAAAGAGCATTCGGCAACAGACAGGAGTATTGCAAGCTGCGCGTCTCCTTGACTTTTCTACGCTTTAGCTTGGTCTTATCAGCGATCTGGCTTGTCGGAGGCGTTGCCGCTTACGTCCTCGCTGAGCTCCTCGCCATAGCTTTATCTCTATCTTTCTCGTATAGAAGTTTCTCAAACGTTCTGCGAATAAGAAGTCTTCCATCTCCATATCAATTTAAAAATGCCTGGAAAATAGGCATACCATTACTTTGGCAGTCCACTTTTCTTATGCTTCTCATGAATTATGATAAGCTATTATTTGCAAGACTTGGTAATTTTGAGGATCTCGGTAATTATGCGCTTCTATTCCTATTCGCTAGCTCGCTCGCATTCCTGCTTACATTCTTAGCTATGAGATTTGAGCCTGCTATCTATCAGAGTTCTAGCGTTAAAGAGGCGCGCGTTATAACGCAGCAGTACGCGAAGGCATTATTTGCCATACAGGGGGTCGCCGGTCTGCTGCTTATTATCATTTATCAAGTTGCGGCGAGCGCATTCCCAGCTGTCACCAATGCGTCAGAATTTGTATTTCCGATGCTCGTAATGGGCCATATACTTAATTCTGCCACGAAGCCGTGGTCGAACCTATTAACAAAACTTCGAGCAATATATGCTCCAATTATCAGCATTACGCTTGTCGCAATTGTGGCTGTAACCCTAAACTCAGCATTAATACCAAAGTGGGGTGCCGAAGGGGCTGCATTCACCTTCCTCGTTTGTAATACAGTATTTCTTATGGCGCTAAAGTTCTCCACATTGCTTGCAGCCAAGGCTGAGCTTCAGCTCAAATCGAAAGGCTCGAGATGAAGCGAACAATAATGCCTCCGTCAGTCTCGCTCTCCGCGTTCTCGCTTATATCGGCGGCGAGCGTATTTGCCATGTTCTTGTACGGAAACGATTTTGGCCCGGGCGCGAGGTCCTCGACGTTATTATGGATTTGGCTCACATCTGCGCTATTGTACATTTACGCCAACGCAAAGTTCGTCGCCCAACTCTTTACTCCTTCTGTCCTGGCGACATTATATCTTGGGTTGAGTTATGCGATAGGGGCCTCGGTCCCTTTAGAACTCCATCCATCAATTTTTGCTCTGAGGATGGCATACGTTCCTGAAATCAGTTGGGTTAATACCTATTTGATTGCATCGCTTTCGATAATGTGCCTTGTGGCCGGTCGCTCTTTGCGGCGGTCAAGTTTCGCACTAGAAAACTCTACCGGCAAAGTGCCGGAAGGGCGGCCCGCGGTCGTAATATTAGCGTTGACAATTCTGTTGCTTACAATCCCTTTCAATCATTTCCTTCTATTTGGTTTTCGATTTGGATTGGCGATCGTAATCCTACTCTACGCATTCAGAATGCGCAGCGGAGCTTTCACCATATTGTCGTGCCTCCTTACCCTCGGCATCTTCCTCCTAACCAGTTACCAAAATAAGAGAGAGCTCCTCTTCGTCATATTTCTAATAGGATTGATAGCCTCGTCGCATACGAAGTTGGGCCTGAACCTGAACCTGAAAGCCATTTTTCTGGGCATCGCCGCAATATTTCTCTCTGTCGTGGTTATAGTTGCCGCTTCGATATCCCGAGGATACGGAGGCTATCATGTCTCTAGTCCCGTAGATGCCTTACGTTATACAGGGGAATATATTGACTCACCCTACTTTGTGCAGTTCTTCCTTGAGAACATTGAGGCTGTGCACACATATCCCGCATCAGTTTTGGCAATCGACATGGCGGTGAGGGGTGATGTACCGTACCAATTCGGAGCTACTTTCCTTAAAGTCTTATTTCTGCCGATTTCCCGAGATTGGATTTCCTTTAAGCCTGAGAGCGCGCTTCAACTTTTCACGCAGAGAGTATCGCCTGAGGGTTGGGCAGCTGGACACTCCTTACCCGTCCCCCTTCCCGCAGAAGCCTTTTTGAATTTCCATGCCGTAGGGCTTCTTATCCTTCCGATTTTCTTCTTAGTATTCGATCGTTTTTTTCTCACCGCTTTGGTTAGCATTAGGGGAGCGGAGAAGTTTGTTGGGCTCGCTATGATCGGAGTTGTAATCTTGAGTTTGATCGTCGTGAGAGGGGGCGGGCTAGAGCTGCTTGTGATTACCATTGCCATGGCTCTTCCTGCCCTGCTTCTCCCAAAAGTAAGATTTGTCCGGCGTAAGCTTAGGGTGAGACTTGCCGGGCAGGAGGTTCGCTACCAGCCCGATGTGTAGTTGTTTGGCCTGCCTGCAATCCATGCATACATGGTAGAGGGCGATGTTAAGATTGAACCCCTTCATGAGCAATTCTTATTCTGGGCCCTCAGATATCCGGATGCCGGCTAAATCTGAAGCAGCACTGACCGCCATGCTATTTTGTTGAGGTAGAAACAGATATGAAGCCCATCCGCGCAGTCATCGATCCAGGACGTGTTTGGAAATTCGTCAAGCGCAAGTATGGCCAACGAGGGATCGACAAGTTCACACCAAACCAGAGTTTTGGCGGCTATGAGCGGCTATACCATGTTCATTTGCGCAAATGCGCGGGCACTTCGCTCAATAAGTGTTTCCTAAATGCGCTTGGCGGCGATCAGGACACTTATGAAAGCCTTGCCTCATCTGATACCCATAGGCTGCTGCTGGAAGGTCGCCCTGTCGTCGGGTGGAATACAGACCTTCTAAATCGTTCGGCATATTTTTTTGGTTTTAGCCACACCCCCATACATCAACTCTTGATTGATGAACGGACGTTTACGTTCACATTTCTCCGCGATCCAGTTGATCGGGTCATATCTCACTATCGTATGCTTCAGGACATGCAAAGAGCGCGCGCGAACCACCCCACGGTTCGGCATGAGGCGGGCTGGGCTTTTGGCGATTTTGATCACTTTTTAGAACGAATACCGCGATTCCATCTAGAGAACCAGCTGTACATGTTTAGTGCTGATTTTGACGTTAAAACTGCTCTCCAGGCTTTGCGTAAATTGAGCTATGTTGGCCATATTACCGAAATTGCCGAACGCTTTGTGCCCAGAATTTCCCAGATTTTTGACTTGCATCTAGAATATAAGCCGTTGCGCAAGTCTCATTTTGAGTTCGAGATTTCTGACGCTCAGAAAGCACGTTTGATTAGTATGATCGATGACGAGATCCGATTCTACGAAGCTGCGTGTGATGAGTATAACCTGCGACATTGATAAGAATTAAGATTCAATCGACATACTTGTTGCAACTGGCGCTAAT from Erythrobacter sp. encodes:
- a CDS encoding transcriptional activator RfaH → MSRWFLVQTKPNADAMARRNLKRQRFTTFQPLEQRTRIKGGRFVSYRRPVFPGYLFASYPEASTPWSVVRSTYGVSRLVSFAGRPSVVPDSVIADLRAACNDEDVIDLSQEVGEGEEIEVASGSFAGFVGEVLRIAPNDRVLVLLDFIGKKTRVSLPMAGVRRASGAAIASGGGR
- a CDS encoding MarR family EPS-associated transcriptional regulator; protein product: MTAPRDKAREDAHFKVMRLIERDPHMSQRELASELGISLGATNYMLRELVEMGLIKLARFREAQDKRRYAYVLTPGGVAAKSTIARRFLARKRAEYVALKQEIDELGAELERGAKE
- the glmS gene encoding glutamine--fructose-6-phosphate transaminase (isomerizing); the protein is MCGIVGILGRSDVTERVIDGLSRLEYRGYDSAGIALMDLDGRVSIRRSIGKLDALRDKLTTAPMSGLVGIGHTRWATHGPATEANAHPQATRNVTLVHNGIIENYAELRAELEAEGAKFSSDTDTEVAAQVLERLLSQTDSLDDAFKRMLGLIHGSYALAVIFEGRPDLIYAARHGSPLAIGYGEAAEDGSAEMFIGSDALALAPFTDQVTYLEDGDWAVIRSDRVVIYDGEGEEVTRDIVKVPVASSAIEKGPYRHFMLKEIHDQPQTLARLLTDLVDTHTGELKNFLPELDFVRIDKVSLVACGTAHYASHVAKYWFEELAGISAEIDIASEYRYRRRVHSERELMIVVSQSGETADTLAAIKDVRGKVAARLALVNVATSSIAREADHVLDIQVGPEIGVASTKAFTGQMLGLLAIALKAGAERELLYSKAIASIIHDLTAIPRVVGEAIALEPRIKEVAAELSSATDAIFLGRGIHYPMALEAALKLKEISYIHADGYAAGELKHGPIALIDREMPVLVFNSTGPLQEKTLSNAAEVEARGARIWHIGQDEDADIRTPECGEFAFPFTYAAVAQMLAYHAALVKGTDVDQPRNLAKSVTVE
- the wecB gene encoding non-hydrolyzing UDP-N-acetylglucosamine 2-epimerase yields the protein MSNKFKVLLVFGTRPEAIKMAPVVKALMAAPEIDARVCVTAQHREMLDQVLSLFEIVPDYDLDLMKPGQGLFEITSGVLAGLKDVLAEVSPDLVLVHGDTTTTLSASLAAYYGRIPVGHVEAGLRTGNIYSPWPEEINRKVAGAITRLHFAPTEKSRQNLISENTPEDHIVVTGNTVIDALLNVVEKLDQDAETSRQFDKAFDIDPARRLVLVTGHRRESFGDGFQRICDALVRLAERDDIQIIYPVHLNPNVKGPVEERLGALKRINLISPQDYLPFVHLMKRADIILTDSGGVQEEAPSLGKPVLVMRDTTERPEAIDAGTVRLVGTDTDLIAKEVANLLDNREAYESMSRAHNPYGDGLASGRIREAILEFAGSK
- the wecC gene encoding UDP-N-acetyl-D-mannosamine dehydrogenase, encoding MEHQFRKISVIGLGYIGLPTAAMFASRKVEVVGVDINQDAVDTINRGGIHIIEPDLDMVVHAAVHEGYLRATTNPEAAEAFLIAVPTPFKGEDHEPDLSYIEAASKAIAPVLEKGNLVILESTSPVGATEAMANWLAAARPDLTFPQHCGQESDIRIAHCPERVLPGKVMQELIANDRVIGGMTMRCSKLAATLYETFVVGECVLATGPRVAEMAKLTENSFRDVNIAFANELSVICDKLQMDVWELISLANRHPRVNILQPGPGVGGHCIAVDPWFIVSSAPKESRLIRMAREVNDAKPTWVLRQIVAAMPSEDYPVIFYGATFKADIDDVRESPSLAIVKKAQLILGDISVVEPNTPLGHEGFRQIDLSDARNADALHVGLVAHREFETAKPTNGICLDFARVWE
- a CDS encoding glycosyltransferase codes for the protein MPHYSEAFFKELQRSSVIEEIQVFADVQNTGDLHSQASRGSISVLHIPLVRRLGFVFRPGRLRALLRSRAQICVLSADPRDLGAIWLCVLLRLIGKRVVFWGMFHRIGGPTFVSQAMYRIMAKVSDACISYARIGGLNLISLGAHPEKIFVAGTAIDERQPLGIAANLSAADMRQFRAEKGLGDRKIILQIVRLSRIKQPGKLLELAEELLRRGREDFLIVAIGGGEMFDEIKHEVSRRSLNDVFYVLPPEYDEPTVARWFLVSEVFTIPTCIGLSAHHAFSYGVPIVSDDSLTQQASEYEALSDGHNALLYEAGNVRSYADAIETILDNPELRARLSKGAKATVVGSFSMARKVQAFMKVFDQLARKA
- a CDS encoding sulfotransferase family 2 domain-containing protein, coding for MKPIRAVIDPGRVWKFVKRKYGQRGIDKFTPNQSFGGYERLYHVHLRKCAGTSLNKCFLNALGGDQDTYESLASSDTHRLLLEGRPVVGWNTDLLNRSAYFFGFSHTPIHQLLIDERTFTFTFLRDPVDRVISHYRMLQDMQRARANHPTVRHEAGWAFGDFDHFLERIPRFHLENQLYMFSADFDVKTALQALRKLSYVGHITEIAERFVPRISQIFDLHLEYKPLRKSHFEFEISDAQKARLISMIDDEIRFYEAACDEYNLRH